One window from the genome of Balearica regulorum gibbericeps isolate bBalReg1 chromosome 18, bBalReg1.pri, whole genome shotgun sequence encodes:
- the COX11 gene encoding cytochrome c oxidase assembly protein COX11, mitochondrial isoform X1, whose translation MGLCGRGWARCGALRVSGGPGPFWALALGRALLRPCRVGGWAPPRPEGTARYGLWAAAGGRVPAPRVSRGLRSSNPFTRRQEEEWRRRNRSALAYIAAAAVGMVGMSYAAVPLYRLYCQATGVGGTTGAGHGSEQIESMEPVRDRVIRVTFNADVHSSIQWNFKPQQSEIYVVPGETALAFYKAKNPTDKPIVGISTYSVIPFEAGQYFNKIQCFCFEEQWLNPQEEVDMPVFFYIDPEFVEDPKMAKVDLITLSYTFFEAKEGQKLPLPGYQ comes from the exons ATGGGGCTGTGCGGGCGGGGCTGGGCGCGCTGCGGGGCCCTGCGGGTGTCCGGGGGGCCGGGCCCCTTCTGGGCCTTGGCGCTGGGCAGGGCCCTGCTCCGGCCGTGCCGCGTCGGCGGGTGGGCGCCCCCGCGGCCGGAGGGGACGGCTCGGTACGGTCTctgggcggcggcgggcgggcgggtgCCGGCCCCGCGGGTGTCCCGCGGGCTGCGGAGCTCCAACCCCTTCACccgcaggcaggaggaggaatggCGGCGCCGGAACCGGTCGGCGCTGGCCTACATCGCCGCGGCCGCCGTGGGCATGGTGGGCATGTCCTACGCGGCCGTGCCGCTCTACCGCCTCTACTGCCAG GCCACCGGCGTGGGCGGAACAACGGGCGCGGGGCACGGCTCGGAGCAGATCGAGAGCATGGAGCCCGTGAGAGACCGGGTCATCAGGGTCACGTTCAACGCGGACGTGCACTCCAGCATCCAGTGGAACTTCAAACCTCAGCAGAGCGAAATCTAC GTGGTACCCGGAGAGACTGCACTGGCgttttataaagcaaaaaatccTACTGACAAACCAATAGTTGGAATCTCTACCTACAGTGTAATACCCTTTGAAGCAGGACagtatttcaataaaatacaa tgtttttgttttgaagaacagTGGCTAAATCCTCAAGAGGAAGTTGACATGCCTGTCTTTTTCTACATTGATCCAGAATTTGTAGAGGACCCTAAAATGGCTAAAGTTGATTTGATCACCCTCTCTTACACTTTTTTTGAAGCAAAGGAAGGACAGAAGTTACCTCTTCCTGGATATCAGTAA
- the COX11 gene encoding cytochrome c oxidase assembly protein COX11, mitochondrial isoform X2 has protein sequence MGLCGRGWARCGALRVSGGPGPFWALALGRALLRPCRVGGWAPPRPEGTARYGLWAAAGGRVPAPRVSRGLRSSNPFTRRQEEEWRRRNRSALAYIAAAAVGMVGMSYAAVPLYRLYCQATGVGGTTGAGHGSEQIESMEPVRDRVIRVTFNADVHSSIQWNFKPQQSEIYCFCFEEQWLNPQEEVDMPVFFYIDPEFVEDPKMAKVDLITLSYTFFEAKEGQKLPLPGYQ, from the exons ATGGGGCTGTGCGGGCGGGGCTGGGCGCGCTGCGGGGCCCTGCGGGTGTCCGGGGGGCCGGGCCCCTTCTGGGCCTTGGCGCTGGGCAGGGCCCTGCTCCGGCCGTGCCGCGTCGGCGGGTGGGCGCCCCCGCGGCCGGAGGGGACGGCTCGGTACGGTCTctgggcggcggcgggcgggcgggtgCCGGCCCCGCGGGTGTCCCGCGGGCTGCGGAGCTCCAACCCCTTCACccgcaggcaggaggaggaatggCGGCGCCGGAACCGGTCGGCGCTGGCCTACATCGCCGCGGCCGCCGTGGGCATGGTGGGCATGTCCTACGCGGCCGTGCCGCTCTACCGCCTCTACTGCCAG GCCACCGGCGTGGGCGGAACAACGGGCGCGGGGCACGGCTCGGAGCAGATCGAGAGCATGGAGCCCGTGAGAGACCGGGTCATCAGGGTCACGTTCAACGCGGACGTGCACTCCAGCATCCAGTGGAACTTCAAACCTCAGCAGAGCGAAATCTAC tgtttttgttttgaagaacagTGGCTAAATCCTCAAGAGGAAGTTGACATGCCTGTCTTTTTCTACATTGATCCAGAATTTGTAGAGGACCCTAAAATGGCTAAAGTTGATTTGATCACCCTCTCTTACACTTTTTTTGAAGCAAAGGAAGGACAGAAGTTACCTCTTCCTGGATATCAGTAA